A section of the Thermodesulfobacteriota bacterium genome encodes:
- a CDS encoding AzlD domain-containing protein yields MLASPEPRALDLARRELWVALPTLAVAWKTRSLGGTVVAGMLLYWLAGLMG; encoded by the coding sequence CTGCTCGCCTCCCCCGAGCCCCGGGCCCTGGATCTGGCCCGCCGGGAGCTGTGGGTGGCGCTGCCGACTCTCGCGGTGGCGTGGAAGACCCGTTCTCTGGGAGGGACCGTCGTGGCGGGAATGCTCCTGTACTGGCTGGCGGGCCTCATGGGGTGA